In Danaus plexippus chromosome 6, MEX_DaPlex, whole genome shotgun sequence, a single window of DNA contains:
- the LOC116778124 gene encoding acyl-coenzyme A diphosphatase NUDT19-like, with protein MKRAIGKCWRDSASLIVIAKRNVDVSSSGNAGDCNYDILLQTRTHSASFSNSVVFPGGVCEEADASDHWLHLLSSFGYNHRDFETLHKASAPVTPILANNPVKRHIALRITAIRETFEELGLLICSSRHKNNKSDSWSQFVCGVDVKYWQARLNKDPLDFLVLCKEHNCYPDIFGLHYWSNWLSPTHLPRRFDTAFFLAALENKPSDIKANSEVVKVEWSTPLDTLERNKNRQLILYPPQAYELNRFSYFKDIDKLKDFAKEKSCEGNDLIFPTAIQAADGIAHLLPGDYLYPSNVDLNIETVIEEAKTLEELRDTNQTLHRFETSKRGTFVVTQNYKPSNHINMGDQVKPLNASIHMKV; from the exons ATGAAAAGAGCAATCGGGAAATGTTGGCGTGATTCCGCTTCATTGATAGTGATCGCTAAAAGGAATGTGGATGTTTCGTCGAGTGGAAACGCAGGGGATTGTAACTACGATATCTTGTTGCAGACTCGGACGCATAGCGCTTCTTTCTCGAACAGTGTAGTGTTTCCGGGCGGTGTATGTGAGGAGGCGGACGCGAGTGATCATTGGCTTCACCTCCTCAGCTCTTTCGGTTATAATCACAGAGATTTCGAGACTTTACACAAAGCTAGTGCCCCAGTAACCCCCATTCTAGCGAATAACCCCGTCAAAAG ACATATTGCTTTAAGAATAACCGCAATTAGAGAGACATTTGAGGAGCTTGGCCTGCTTATTTGCAGTTCCCGGcacaaaaacaacaaaagtgaTTCATGGTCTCAGTTTGTATGTGGTGTTGATGTTAAATATTGGCAGGCACGG ttaaacaaAGACCCCTTGGATTTCTTGGTGCTTTGTAAAGAGCACAACTGCTACCCTGATATATTTGGGTTGCATTATTGGAGTAATTGGTTGTCTCCGACACATTTGCCAAGAAGATTTGATACAGCATTCTTTTTAGCTGCTTTAGAAAATAAACCTTCAGATATTAAAGCCAATTCGGAAGTAGTCAAGGTTGAG tGGTCCACTCCTCTCGACACACTAGAACGTAACAAGAACAGGCAATTGATACTTTACCCCCCTCAAGCCTATGAATTAAAccgtttttcatatttcaaagACATTGATAAGTTAAAAGATTTTGCAAAAGAAAAGAGTTGCGAGGGTAATGACCTTATCTTCCCCACTGCCATTCAAGCAGCTGATGGAATTGCACACCTTTTGCCAG GTGACTATCTATATCCATCAAATGTAGATCTTAACATAGAGACAGTTATAGAGGAAGCAAAGACCCTTGAAGAACTTAGAGATACCAATCAAACATTGCATCGATTCGAAACCAGCAAGCGAGGAACCTTTGTGGTGACACAGAATTACAAACCGAGCAATCATATCAATATGGGTGATCAAGTCAAGCCCTTGAATGCCTCAATACATATGAAAGTTTAG
- the LOC116778115 gene encoding STE20/SPS1-related proline-alanine-rich protein kinase has product MSSGHMWPNSQDDYELLEVIGVGATAVVHAAFCRPRGEKCAIKRINLEKWNTSMDELLKEIQAMSSCNHENVVTYYTSFVVKEELWLVLRLLEGGSLLDIIKHKMRVSNCKHGVFDEATIATVLKEVLRGLEYFHQNGQIHRDIKAGNILLGDDGIVQIADFGVSAWLATGRDLSRQKVRHTFVGTPCWMAPEVMEQNHGYDFKADIWSFGITAIEMATGTAPYHKYPPMKVLMLTLQNDPPTIDTGAEDKDQYKAYGKTFRKMISECLQKDPTKRPSATELLKHSFFKKAKDRKYLVQTLVSIGPSMETRVHKASRRQPGASGRLHRMETGEWVWESDEEDGEEEDERRDRPMNQLLRADSSDSEPETDRAGFTIGSLDVDEAPQLNLVLRMRNARNELNDIRFEFAAGKDSADGIATELVGAGLVAAADANAIASQLQRLVDATLFPGDTPPPRSLTFRLESTSTAPDAPPPDEKGLVGYAQISIVD; this is encoded by the coding sequence ATGAGTTCGGGTCACATGTGGCCTAACAGTCAAGACGACTATGAACTTCTTGAAGTCATCGGTGTGGGCGCCACGGCTGTCGTCCACGCCGCCTTCTGCCGTCCGCGAGGCGAAAAGTGCGCCATAAAACGTATCAACCTGGAGAAATGGAACACCTCCATGGACGAGCTCCTTAAGGAGATACAAGCTATGTCGAGCTGTAATCACGAGAACGTGGTGACGTACTATACTAGTTTCGTAGTCAAAGAAGAGCTCTGGCTAGTCTTAAGACTCCTCGAAGGCGGCAGTTTGCTGGATATAATCAAACATAAAATGAGGGTCTCGAACTGCAAACATGGGGTTTTCGACGAAGCTACAATCGCCACCGTCTTGAAAGAGGTTCTCAGGGGTTTGGAGTATTTTCATCAGAACGGTCAAATCCACAGAGACATCAAGGCGGGTAACATTCTTCTAGGGGACGACGGGATCGTTCAGATCGCAGACTTCGGTGTGTCAGCCTGGCTCGCGACTGGGCGAGATCTGTCGCGACAGAAGGTCCGCCACACGTTCGTAGGAACACCCTGCTGGATGGCCCCCGAGGTCATGGAGCAAAACCACGGATACGACTTCAAGGCTGACATCTGGTCTTTCGGCATCACCGCCATCGAGATGGCGACGGGCACCGCGCCGTACCACAAATATCCTCCTATGAAGGTGCTCATGCTAACTCTACAGAACGATCCGCCGACCATCGACACCGGCGCCGAAGACAAAGACCAGTACAAGGCTTACGGCAAGACCTTCAGGAAGATGATATCGGAATGCCTCCAGAAGGACCCGACAAAGAGGCCGTCCGCCACCGAGCTGCTGAAGCACTCGTTCTTCAAGAAAGCCAAGGACAGGAAGTATCTAGTGCAGACTCTCGTGTCGATAGGGCCCAGTATGGAAACCCGCGTCCACAAGGCGAGTCGGCGGCAGCCGGGAGCGTCCGGCCGCCTGCATCGGATGGAAACCGGCGAGTGGGTGTGGGAGAGTGACGAGGAAGACGGCGAGGAGGAGGACGAGCGCCGCGACCGGCCCATGAACCAGCTGTTGCGAGCTGACTCCTCGGACAGCGAACCCGAAACCGACCGCGCAGGATTCACCATCGGCTCCCTGGACGTGGACGAGGCGCCGCAGCTGAACCTCGTGCTGCGGATGCGGAACGCGAGGAACGAGCTCAACGATATACGCTTCGAATTCGCGGCGGGCAAGGACTCGGCGGACGGCATCGCCACCGAGCTGGTGGGTGCTGGGCTCGTGGCGGCGGCAGACGCTAACGCTATAGCCTCTCAGCTACAGCGGCTGGTGGACGCCACGTTGTTCCCCGGAGACACTCCCCCTCCACGCTCGCTGACCTTCCGTCTCGAGTCCACGTCGACCGCACCAGACGCCCCTCCGCCGGACGAGAAGGGACTCGTCGGCTACGCTCAGATTTCCATCGTAGACTGA